TATAGATTCGTCATGCATCGCACACAAATCGAGTATATCGCACATCATCTCCAAATACCGCACCACTAATGGGTACAAATGATCTCCAATTTCCTATCCTAAACTATTTATCTCTGATTTCAGATGCGAATCCCCGATGAGAACTCCCTATATAAAGCACGCATCTCCCAATATAACTTTCTGAATTATTAGAGTTTCAGAAATGAAACATTCCTCCTTTACAAATTTCGCCCCACGAAGTAAACTAATATCTTGTTAAGTTACTTAACTATTAACTTGCTTAAGGAGTTTTCCACATGAATCGGCAAGAAGTGACAAAAGAGTTTATTCATTTATTCCGTCAATTAATCCGCACTTCACGTGCCGATCTTTCTAAGTTGTTAGAAGAATTTATTCCATATAATGAGTACGTATTTTTAGGAATCGTTAGCGAATTCGGTCCTTTGAAACCGAGTGAAGTCGCAATACGTGTCAATACAACAAAAGCGTACGTTACCATGACGTCCGATAAATTAGTCGAAAAAGGGTTTCTGGAACGGACTCGTTCTGAGGAAGATCGGCGTGCCGTATTTCTCCACGTGACACCAAAAGGGGAGGAAGTGATTTCTCAAATGCGCGAAATCATAGTGGACTATTTTGATGTGAAATTCGTGGACCTTTCGGAGACGGAAATTATCTCTGTGAATGAAACACTCAAGAAAATACCTTTGAAATAGAAGAAAAGAAGGAGATATGTATGGAACATTTATCACATAAAGAGAAAATGACAATCATTGTTGCGATTATTTCTGCACAATTTTTCGCTGCAGTGAACCAAACAATTGTCGGTAATGCATTACCAAAAATTATCGCCGACCTTGGCGGAATCGATTATTATAGCTGGGTATTCACAAGCTTCATGTTAACGTCTGCGATTATGACAGTAGTAGCAGGAAAGCTATCCGATATCTTCGGACGGAAACCTTTCTTCCTCATCGGGATTGGGGTATTCACAGTAGGTGCGTTTTTAAGTGGATTATCCGCAACGATCGAACAACTCATTATTTTCCGTGCGATCCAAGGGATTGGAGCAGGTCTCATCATCCCAACCGCTTTCGCTGCAGTCGGAGATTTATTTTCCCCACGTGAACGAGGAAAATGGCAAGGGATTATGAGCTCGGTTTTCGGAATTTCCTCTGTTATAGGACCAACAATCGGCGGATATATCGTTGATAATTTAGAATGGAAATGGGTATTCTGGGTCTTCTTACCGCTTGGAATCGTCGCGTTCGTTTTAATCTGGAGACTATTCCCGTCAGTGGAACGCCGTCAAAATGAAACAATCGACTACCTTGGCTCCATCGTATTAGCTGCGACACTCGTATCGTTACTTCTAGGGTTATCATGGGGTGGCACAGAATACGCGTGGGACTCAGGCGTGATTCTAGGTTTATTCGCAGGAGCAATCATCGGAGTAATCCTCTTTATCTTTGTGGAAAATCGAGCGAAAAGTCCGATTTTACCACTACACTTGTTTAAATACTCGAACTTTGCGTTCTCGAACTTAATCGGTTTTGCCGTCGGGATCGGAATGTTCGGCGGAATTATGTATATCCCGTACTTCTTACAAGGGGTACTCGGATACTCCGCAACGCACTCTAGCTTTATTTCCATGACTATGACACTTGGTCTAGTTGCAGCGAGTACATTTGGTGGTAACTTAATTACCAAAACCGGGAAATACAAGCGACAAGCAACACTCGGATTATTTTTAACAGTGATTGGTCTGTACCTTATGTCTACAATGGACGCAGGAACGAATCAGTTCGTGTTAGTCGGCTATCAACTCTTAGTCGGATTCGGAATCGGGATTGGCTTAACCGTGTTTACACTCGTTGCGCAAAACTCGGTCTCACAAGACTATCTCGGGGTTGCGACAGCTGCCACACAACTATTCCGTTCAATCGGTGGTACAGTAGGGGTTGCCGTACTTGGAACCGTGTTAAATACATCGATGAAAAACAAACTCGAATCGTATGACACATCTGCCATTCCGCCAGAAGCGGCAGAAACACTCGCCAAATTCCAAAACCCAGCGTTGCTCCTTGACCATACTCAACTAGATGCAATCGAATCAAAACTACCAGCAGAAATGTTGCCGTTGTTCAACGAAATGATTCACCACCTGCAAGACGCACTAACATACGCACTTTCCAACGTGTTCATGTTATCGTCGGTTGTTATGTTAGTTGCGGCGTTACTCACATTCTTCATCAGTGAAGTCCCACTACGTGGTAAAGCACCAGAAGCAAAAACGAAAGCTGAATAACAAACTAGAGTCTCTAAACCCCAACCGGTTTAGGGGCTTTTTTTGGCAATGAAGTGCGGAGCGTGGAAAGTACCAAAATCGTATTTTCAGGAACTGTCACTTAATCTTACGGACACTAAGTATCGAGGGTGTTTTTCCGGAAAAGAATACATGTAAAATACCCGAAAATTTTATTTTCAAGGTGGGTTTTAGGGGTGAAATGAATATTCTCATGTTTTACAACAATTTACTCAAAAAGTATGCTCCTTTTTAAAAAGGAGAGATTCACATGCTACTTAAAAAGAAAGAACCAAGTGTCGAACTCGAGAAAATGATTCTGCTTCGAAATCGATTGAGTACTACCCATCCTACTTACCCGAAATTAAATCGCGACATTCAACAAATAACAGCAGGAGATTTCGGGGAAGAAATCGTCGCGAAATTTATCCAAGCATACAATCATCCAACAAAAGCGTATATTTTGCACGACTTACTACTAGCTTCTAACTCAGATTTTCAACTGGATCATGTACTTGTCACAAATTCCTGCATTATCATTGTTGAAACGAAACATATAAAAGGGGACATACACATACACGACCGTCCGGCACACATGACAAGGCAAATCGACACTGGACCTATTGAACGTTTCGAATCGCCAGTTATGCAGTTGAACCGATCCATTTTATTTTTATCGGATTGGTTAATCGAAAGAGGAGTAGATATTCCGGTCAAAGGGATACTAGTATTTTCCCACGCAGATGCGCTCGTCACTTCAGACTCAAGTGATCATCTAATAACCAAACCAAAATACGTCTCGATGAAATTGAGAGAAATCAGAATAGAAAAAGCAAGTCTAACTTCTCTACAAACAAAGCAACTCGCCACAGCGATCATGACTTCCCACAAAATCTATGAGAATAAATACTTTCAATCGCAGTATCCATATAAAAAAGAGGACCTTCAAACAGGAGTGCAATGTCAGAAGTGTGCGAGATTCGGGATGGAGAAAAGAAGGCAAACGTGGATGTGTGAGTGCGGCCATCGTGATAAAAATGCCCATTTATCTGCAATGAAAGACTACCAACTACTGCTCGGGAAACTACCAAACACAGAATCTATCATGGATTTCTTGCAGGTACCAAGTCGTTACGTTGCAAGAAGGATTATGAAAAAATATTCTTTATCAGAATCATAAAAATCCAGCAGAAATCGTATTCATGTGACTTGAATCGCACACAATTTGTTTATATCGCACATAATATCAGAATATCGCCCCATGAGCGTGTTTTTGTACCTACACTTTATATCGAATACGACATAACGAGTATCTGCCACTAAGATCAATGCGTTTTCGCCAATGCGAAAACGGTCCATTACAACCTAAAGGGAGGCTTTCGCTCGCGAAAGCTTCTGATTTAATCTCTGGCAATCAATGTAGTTTGAATCTCAAACTATAAAAAGCATAATAATCCTTCATACATTATATAAAAGCGCCACGAATCGCACAGAATTCTTCTGAATCGCACATAATATCAGAATATCGCACCATGTGAGTGTTTTTGTACCTAAACTTTATATCGAATAAGACATAACGAGTATCTGCCACTAAGATCAATGCGTTTTCGCCAATGCGAAAACGGTCCATTACAACCTAATGGGAGGCTTTCGCTCGCGAAAGCTTCTGATTTGATCTCTGGCAATCAATGTAGTTTGAATCTCAAACTATAAAAAGCATAAGAATCCTTCATACATTATATAAAAGCGCCACGAATCGCACACATTTCTTCTGAATCGCACATAATTTCAGAGAATCGCACCATGTGAGTGTTATTTTATCCACTATTTATATCGAATACGGCATAAATATCATCCTAAACCAAAATCGATACGTCTTCTCCAAACCGAACACGGTCCACTACAACAAAAATGATGGCTTTCGCGCGCGAAAGCCTCTGATTTCCCTCTTCAACCCCATTTACTTTCGACCTTCGAAATATTATCATCGAACTAACACACCACGAAGGGAGCACCACACCATGAATCTCTGGAAAGTCTACGCCATACTCGTCACCGTCATGTTCATCTGGGGATTCAACTTACCAGCGGTCAAATTCCTCGTCGGCTACATCGAGCCGGTGACTATGACCGCATTCCGAATATTACTCGCAAGTCTCACCGTCTTCGCGATACTCACGGTCTTGAAAATCGTTAGAAAACCTACAAAAAAAGAACTACCCTATATACTTGCCGGAGCACTACTCAACGTTGTCGGACACCATTACTTCCTATCCATGGGACTCACCACAACAACCAGTACATCCGCTGGCCTTATTCTAGGAACTGGACCTGTACTTACAGCAGTCATCGCATCCCTCATGCTGCGAATTTTCCCATCCAAACTTCAATGGATTGGCGTATTTCTTGGACTCGCTGGAGTAAGTATCACCGTCCTATCGACAGGTGGAGAAACCGGCGGACTATCAATTGGACAACTGTTTGTCTTTCTTTCGATCCTATCGCAAGTATTTAGCTACATGATCATCGCAAAACTTGCAAAAACACTCGACCCGCGACTACTCACAGCGTACATGTTTTTCGTCGGTTCGATTATATTATTTCTCATCAGCCTTATCCAAGAACCAGGCGAAATCGCGAAATTTGCCACCGTACCACCTGTTTTCTGGGTCTATTTCTTTGGAAGCGGCATGATTGGGACCGCAGTCGGACATATGCTATACAACTACTCCGTCGGGAAAGCTGGTCCATCTAAAGCCGCCATTTTTATGAACTTGAATACAGTATTTGTCTTACTGGGTTCCGCCATCCTACTTGGCGAAATCATCACAACTCGCCACGTCTTCGGACTTATCTTAATCGTTGCAGGAGTTATTTTCGGCTCCGGAGCAGCAGAGGATTTATGGAAGAAACGTAAGGTCAAAAGGACTATGAATGCTCTCAAGTGATAATGTAAATATCTTCAAATTAGTTTAAATGGCGGATGTTTCGACAAAGAATTATGTCGATAATAATTATTATAGATACTTCTTTGCCTAAAGGAGGCACACCATTGAACGTAGACGAACTACTAGAACGAGTAAACTCATGTGCTGACGACCTCGACCTCGTTGCGGCCAGAAAATACATTGAAGAAAACAGAGAGCTACTTGCAGAAAATCGCCATCGACTCAAACGTAACGCTCGTGAACTACTAGATTTCATCTTAAAAATGCAAGACAGTGGTAACAAAGCCTTACAGCGAAACGAAATCGCCGCCATCAACGCCATCAATAGCTACGCGACGAAATTCGATCTTCGCGGCCTAAAAGTGGCTGTTAAAAATCACTCCGAGCTTATCTTGCGAGACGACGTCATCCCGTACTTCAACACCGACGCCAAAATCATGCTCGCATCCATGAACGCCATCCCAAAGAGCTAAATGACTAGCTCTTTTTCTTTTGGCAATGAAAGAACTCTGCGCTTCCCCGCGTACCACCACGAAAACCAGATTGCCCCGGCTGGCGACACTCTCTCACCAGGCGTAAAACGCATCTTTCCAGAAATTTTTGTTTCAGCTTCACCTGAAAAGACCTTATACTAAATCCACCTACAATCTTGTATACTAATACCAACTTGAACATCCATTAGGAGGGTCTTCCATGTCACCGTCTATCAACCCGCGCGTTCACGAAATTGCGATTTCTGGCATTCGTCAGTTTGCCAATCAATTAGTCCATTATCCTGATGCGGTTAACTTAACAATTGGGCAGCCCGATTTTCCAACTCCCGATAACGTCAAACAAGCAGCCATTTCGGCTATCGAAAATGACTTAACCGGGTATTCCCATAACGCTGGCTTAATTGATCTTCGAAATGCGGTAAGTAAATTCTTTTACGGCACGTACAACTTAACCTATAACGCGGAAACCGATATCATTATCACAATTGGAGCATCAGAAGCAATCGACACGACATTTCGCGCAATTTTAGAACCAGGTGATGAAGTCATTTTACCAGCGCCGTTTTATACAGGGTATGAGCCGATTATTAAACTGCTAGGTTGTACACCCGTTTATTTAAATACGTCAGATACTGGCTTTGTACCAGATCCCAAACGATTGGAAGCGTTAATAAACGAGAACACGAAAGCCATTCTATTTAATTTCCCAAGTAATCCGACAGGTGTCACGATTGAAAAAGAACAAATGGACGCACTCGAACAGGTATTAGCACAAAAAGATGTGTTTATTGTATCCGATGAAATTTATTCCTTGAATACTTTCGAAGGAACTCATACACCGTTTGCGAGTTATCCTTCATTAAAAGACAAAACATTTACGATTCACGGCTTGTCCAAATCACATTCCATGACAGGCTGGCGAATTGGGTTTTTAATGGGACCAACAGACGTCATGAAGCACTGCATTAAAATTCATCAATACAACGCGGTGTGTGCGAGTCTTCCAAGTCAATATGCGGCAATCGAAGCACTAACAAACGGACGCGACAACCCGGCGAAAATGAACGAACACTATATTAATCGTCGCGACTACTTATTAGAACGCCTTCATGCAATGGGTCTTCCAGTCGAAATCCCAAAAGGTGCCTTTTATTTATTCCCAAGCATCCAACATCTCGGGATGACATCCTTTGAATTTTGCACAAAACTCCTGCAAGATGGAGGAGTAGCATGCGTTCCTGGCAGTGCTTTTAGTAGCTACGGTGAAGGGTTCATCCGCATTTCGTACGCGTACAAAATGGACACATTAATCGAAGGAATGGACCGCATGGATAAGTTTCTTCAATCGTTAAATAACACTCGAAATGTTGAGAGTGTTTAGTGAATTTTTGTGGGATGATAATTTTGATGAAAAAATTAGCTGTCGACACCTGCAGGATTAGCGTTAGCAGAAGACCCCGCAATGCTAACTTGTTAGCATGAGGAGGCTGAAGCAACGCCTGCGGTAAGCGACAGCTAAAAATTATTAAGTAATAAATTGAAAGGATTTGACGCAATTGAACTGGCAAACCGAGCAAGACCTGCGAGCACTTCTTTGTGAACTAGTCAGCTGGAAAAGCATGTCGAGAACGGACGGAGAACGCGATTTTCCGTATAAAGCACACGCGAAATTGCAGCATATCCCGTATTTTCAAGAACATCCCGAGCATCTAGCTTTAGTCGATGCAGATCACCACCGGAAATTACTAACCGCATTGTATAAACACGAAAACGCAACTAAAACAATCGTCTTAATCAGTCACTTTGACACGGTAAATACCGAAGAATACGGAGACTTAGAAGCA
The Paenisporosarcina cavernae genome window above contains:
- a CDS encoding MarR family winged helix-turn-helix transcriptional regulator — encoded protein: MNRQEVTKEFIHLFRQLIRTSRADLSKLLEEFIPYNEYVFLGIVSEFGPLKPSEVAIRVNTTKAYVTMTSDKLVEKGFLERTRSEEDRRAVFLHVTPKGEEVISQMREIIVDYFDVKFVDLSETEIISVNETLKKIPLK
- a CDS encoding MDR family MFS transporter, whose translation is MEHLSHKEKMTIIVAIISAQFFAAVNQTIVGNALPKIIADLGGIDYYSWVFTSFMLTSAIMTVVAGKLSDIFGRKPFFLIGIGVFTVGAFLSGLSATIEQLIIFRAIQGIGAGLIIPTAFAAVGDLFSPRERGKWQGIMSSVFGISSVIGPTIGGYIVDNLEWKWVFWVFLPLGIVAFVLIWRLFPSVERRQNETIDYLGSIVLAATLVSLLLGLSWGGTEYAWDSGVILGLFAGAIIGVILFIFVENRAKSPILPLHLFKYSNFAFSNLIGFAVGIGMFGGIMYIPYFLQGVLGYSATHSSFISMTMTLGLVAASTFGGNLITKTGKYKRQATLGLFLTVIGLYLMSTMDAGTNQFVLVGYQLLVGFGIGIGLTVFTLVAQNSVSQDYLGVATAATQLFRSIGGTVGVAVLGTVLNTSMKNKLESYDTSAIPPEAAETLAKFQNPALLLDHTQLDAIESKLPAEMLPLFNEMIHHLQDALTYALSNVFMLSSVVMLVAALLTFFISEVPLRGKAPEAKTKAE
- a CDS encoding nuclease-related domain-containing protein; amino-acid sequence: MLLKKKEPSVELEKMILLRNRLSTTHPTYPKLNRDIQQITAGDFGEEIVAKFIQAYNHPTKAYILHDLLLASNSDFQLDHVLVTNSCIIIVETKHIKGDIHIHDRPAHMTRQIDTGPIERFESPVMQLNRSILFLSDWLIERGVDIPVKGILVFSHADALVTSDSSDHLITKPKYVSMKLREIRIEKASLTSLQTKQLATAIMTSHKIYENKYFQSQYPYKKEDLQTGVQCQKCARFGMEKRRQTWMCECGHRDKNAHLSAMKDYQLLLGKLPNTESIMDFLQVPSRYVARRIMKKYSLSES
- a CDS encoding DMT family transporter, coding for MNLWKVYAILVTVMFIWGFNLPAVKFLVGYIEPVTMTAFRILLASLTVFAILTVLKIVRKPTKKELPYILAGALLNVVGHHYFLSMGLTTTTSTSAGLILGTGPVLTAVIASLMLRIFPSKLQWIGVFLGLAGVSITVLSTGGETGGLSIGQLFVFLSILSQVFSYMIIAKLAKTLDPRLLTAYMFFVGSIILFLISLIQEPGEIAKFATVPPVFWVYFFGSGMIGTAVGHMLYNYSVGKAGPSKAAIFMNLNTVFVLLGSAILLGEIITTRHVFGLILIVAGVIFGSGAAEDLWKKRKVKRTMNALK
- a CDS encoding aminotransferase class I/II-fold pyridoxal phosphate-dependent enzyme, with the protein product MSPSINPRVHEIAISGIRQFANQLVHYPDAVNLTIGQPDFPTPDNVKQAAISAIENDLTGYSHNAGLIDLRNAVSKFFYGTYNLTYNAETDIIITIGASEAIDTTFRAILEPGDEVILPAPFYTGYEPIIKLLGCTPVYLNTSDTGFVPDPKRLEALINENTKAILFNFPSNPTGVTIEKEQMDALEQVLAQKDVFIVSDEIYSLNTFEGTHTPFASYPSLKDKTFTIHGLSKSHSMTGWRIGFLMGPTDVMKHCIKIHQYNAVCASLPSQYAAIEALTNGRDNPAKMNEHYINRRDYLLERLHAMGLPVEIPKGAFYLFPSIQHLGMTSFEFCTKLLQDGGVACVPGSAFSSYGEGFIRISYAYKMDTLIEGMDRMDKFLQSLNNTRNVESV